The Armatimonadia bacterium DNA segment CTGGCCGTCAAAGACACTGGTCCGGCACGTTGTGTTTCTGCAGGCTGCAGAACCGCCGTCCGACCACAGGACGATCTCAGGAGGGTAACGATGAACCACAGACAGTCCACTTGCCTCAATCCCTGCATGGTCCTGGTGGCTACCATGGCCGCCGTGTTGATGTGTGTCTTTTCCGCTCTGGCAGCGCCTGTCGCACCAGCACCGGCACCCGTCGAGGGCGTCGACTGGTACCTAAGTGTCTGCCAGGGCACGCCGATCATCCCCGACAGCGGTGTCACGCTGCGTCTCACAGACGGGCGCCTCGGCGGGAACGGCGGCATCAACCAGTACTTTGGCTCCTACAAGCTCGACGGCAACAAGATCGCGACCAGCGATCTGGGGATGACCAAGATGGCAGGCCCCGGTCCGCTGATGATCCAGGAATCGACCTACGTGCACGCGCTCTCCCTGGCCGCGACCTTCCGGGTCAGCGCCACCACGCTCGAACTCGCCGACGCGACGGGCAAAGTGGTCGCCGTCTTCGGGAAGCAGCCGGTGACCCTCAAGAGCCTGGTGGAGGGACGCACCTGGGTACTCACCTCCTATGACAGTCAGACCCCTCTGGCCGACAGTCAGGTCACCCTCGCTTTCGAGGAGGACAGGGTCGGCGGCTCCGCAGGCGTCAACCAGTACTCAGGCGTCTACGTGTACCGGGACTCCGAACTTACCATCTCCCGCGTCGTCGCGACCAAGCGTGCCGGCGACCCGGCGCTCATGAAGCAGGAGGCGGCCTACCTGAGCCTGCTGAACAAGGCCCAGGGCGTGCGGGTCGGCCCCTCTGACCTCAGGCTCACTGACGCCGTCGGACGCGTTCTGCTGCGCTTCTCTCTCCTCTCACAGAAGCCCGGCACGGAGCCGGTTGAGACGCCACCCGTTGCGCCTGTGCTCACCAGCCCGAACCAGGGCGACCGTGTGGGCCGGTCGGTTCAGATCGCCGGGCACACGGGCGACGGTCGGCCCGCCGTCATCGCGGTCATCACCGACACCTACTATAAGGGCAGCACGCTGGTTGGCTCCGTACCCGGAATCCGCCACCGCACCAGGGACACAGGCGAGTTCTCCTTCCGGGTTGCCACGCCGAGTGTGGGCGGCGCCTCCGACCGCGAGATCCGCTACATGATCCGTGTGTTCGAGGTCCGCGCTGACGGAACCCGTGGACCGGAAGCTACCGTGCGCGTGTATCCCGAGTAGCCTCCTTGAGAGCCGCAACTCGTCACAAAGGATAGTCCTGCCATCACTAAAGACGGCAGGACTATTACTTTATGCATCGAATATACAGGGGCTGGTCCTCATGATCGCGGTCAGACTGCGGAGGGATCATCGTGACAGGTCGCCTCGTGGTTATCCTTGTGATTGCCCTTGCGCTCAGCCTCACCCTCCTTGCCGGCGGCGGGACGACCCGGAGGCGGCTCAACTGGTCGGCAGATGCGAAGTCGCGGACGAGACCGTGACGCTGGTCCGCTGCCCGAGCGTGGTCCACGCCGCGATGGCGGCGATGGCCACCAGGGCGAGCAACAGGGCGTACTCCACCGTCGTCAGGCCGGCCTCATCTACCCACAGCGTATTGGACATGGCAATCTCCCTCGCGGCGTGCCCGGTGCGTCGCGGCCGAGGCCGGTCAGTGAGCCGGGCTGTCTGTCTGGTGCATTGCCCGGAGTATGATGGCCGACCCTTAGGCGTTCATCCCACGACGACGCAAGTGCGTCTCAACGAGGTGCGAGTGGGTCGGGGGGTGCGGCGAGCAGATCACCCGTTCGATGAGGCAGGGTCTGGACTTCGAGGCACCACGGTGATCCGAGCCCACAGGCCTGCCGGTGGACCGCCACAAAAAAAGTTCGAGGATTGCTTATCACACGAGCAGGATGCCGCCTCGATGGGACGAACCTCTACAATGCTGGGGGCTATTGGGGGAACGCGTTCCGCCATTTTGGGGGACCATTCCAGAGGTCGCTTCCGGTGGCCGACGGGCCCAAGAGGACTGCTCTTGGTCGCTGACAGCACCGCAATCTGACATCACCGCCACATCTCTTGGGCCGTCCCTGAGCAGCGTGATTAGGCTGCCGGGGGCGGCTTTTCACATTCCCGGCGAGAGTACCCCGCAACGGGGCTCGGACAAGGAGGCGAGCAGACTGGGGGATGCAACGCGTCAAGGGCTCGACCCAAACAGACTCACAGATGGGAGGATGAGAGAGATGGTTGGGTTGCGATGGCGAACCATAGGCGTGATCGCCGCTCTGCTCTTCATAGGGACTGGACCGCCCGTGTGGGCGGCGATCCAGAGCAACTTCACGACCGATGCGGAAGGCTGGACGACTGTCCGGTCAAGTATGACCCATGTGGACACCGGGGGGCATCCGGGCGGCTATCTCGTGTTCCAAGACACTGTCGATGGCTTGTCGGGGTTCGCGGCCTCCAACCAGTACCACGGCGACTTGCGGGCCTACAACCGTGGGACCGTCAGCTTCGACATGATGACCCTCGACAACTACACGCCGAACTACCCTGAGACAGGCTGGGTGTTGTTCTACGATCTCGATCCCACGATTCCCGTGTCGTACATCCGGGATCTGGTCCCCACGGGGGAGCCGAGTCCGCAGAACGTCTGGCACAGCTTCTCGGCTACCCTCAACTGGGACCAGATGACGCCTGACGCCGCACATCCGGCACCACCCAGTGAAGCGGCGTGGTTGGACTTCTTGGCGGATGTGGACAACGTGGTTGTCTTCCTGGACTGGAATGTCGTGGCAGACGAGCGTGCTGGTTTCGACAGCTTCAGGCTGACCGAAGGCCCGAGTGCCGTCCCCGAACCCTCCTCCTGGGCCCTGTTGGCCTGCAATGGGCTCTTCGTGGTCGTGGTCGGCCTGCTGAGACGCAAGCGGAGGGCGTAGGCCCTGACGCATAGTGGGATGTACAGAGGGCCGCCCGCAAGACTGAGGCGGCCCTCGGCTTCGGTGAGGCAGGCCGTCGGTGGCCGACCATAGCGGGGCCACCATCGCCACGCCCTCGCCTCAGTGCCCCCTCGTCACCTGCCGCAGCGGCACCGGGCATAGGAACCGCAGGCCCTGCTCGCCGGACCTGAAGCAGTGGACCTCGCCGGGCGGGATCGGCGTGGCAAGAGGGATGCAGCGTGGTCTCGCCCCCCATGAGCGGTAGCCACGCGGCTAGCTGCCGGCCTCCGACCACCAGCCCAGTTCGGCCCGTGCCCGGCCGATGTCACCAAGAAGTCGCAGTCGCACGCCGCTCGGGCCGTCCACCCCATCCACGCAGCACAGGAGTACCTAGAAGCCGTCCGTGCCTGGGTGGCACTCACACTGCAGCTTCCACCATCGCTTCCTCGACTGCCACGGGAACCGATTCCTGGTCGCTGAGTGCCTCCCCGGCTACGGTGCCACCTGGGCAGACCTCGAAGCCGACCTCTTCGTGATCACGCCGCGTGGATAGACGTCGACGAAGGGCGTCGCCCGGAAGACCCTCGCGAAGGAGAGGAAGCCCTGCCAGTGCCCTGGAGGGCAGGACTCCCGTTGTGCACGCCGAACAGACACGCACGGGTCCTCATGATTGCGGTCGGAAGGTGGAGGGATCATCGTGACAGGTCGCCTCGTGGTTGTCCTTGTTCTCGGCCTCACCCTCGTTGCCGCCGCTTCCTCGACAGACGTGGTTCGCCTCACCTCAGGCCGTTGCTGTGAAGCCGGCTGG contains these protein-coding regions:
- a CDS encoding META domain-containing protein yields the protein MNHRQSTCLNPCMVLVATMAAVLMCVFSALAAPVAPAPAPVEGVDWYLSVCQGTPIIPDSGVTLRLTDGRLGGNGGINQYFGSYKLDGNKIATSDLGMTKMAGPGPLMIQESTYVHALSLAATFRVSATTLELADATGKVVAVFGKQPVTLKSLVEGRTWVLTSYDSQTPLADSQVTLAFEEDRVGGSAGVNQYSGVYVYRDSELTISRVVATKRAGDPALMKQEAAYLSLLNKAQGVRVGPSDLRLTDAVGRVLLRFSLLSQKPGTEPVETPPVAPVLTSPNQGDRVGRSVQIAGHTGDGRPAVIAVITDTYYKGSTLVGSVPGIRHRTRDTGEFSFRVATPSVGGASDREIRYMIRVFEVRADGTRGPEATVRVYPE
- a CDS encoding Flp family type IVb pilin; its protein translation is MSNTLWVDEAGLTTVEYALLLALVAIAAIAAWTTLGQRTSVTVSSATSHLPTS